The following proteins are encoded in a genomic region of Drosophila willistoni isolate 14030-0811.24 chromosome 3R, UCI_dwil_1.1, whole genome shotgun sequence:
- the LOC6651471 gene encoding uncharacterized protein LOC6651471: protein MSHQCSCGRDLNNNYVSYTSAYANANTGLDREANANGNGKPTQLTAKVMFGTVGAIKELRDKEQQQSRHAATTRAGERRN, encoded by the coding sequence ATGTCACATCAATGCAGCTGCGGACGCGATCTCAACAATAACTATGTATCCTATACGAGTGCCTATGCCAATGCGAATACAGGATTGGATCGCGAGGCAAATGCAAATGGTAATGGCAAACCCACACAACTAACGGCCAAGGTTATGTTTGGAACAGTTGGAGCCATCAAGGAGCTACGCGACAAGGAGCAACAGCAATCGAGGCATGCGGCAACAACTCGAGCCGGTGAACGGCGCAACTGA
- the LOC6651473 gene encoding uncharacterized protein LOC6651473: MLRNGQTLEDNHPAAMLSRFNAPTMDTERREMAAYATIAAAKAFRKNFQHIDELARQSHAHKISLRRTALEALCPPRDPPSCMPASERYRTHDGTCNNKRRPRWGAAQMPFNRFLPPEYGDGVDSVRSSTDGSPLSSSRFVSLLVHGSREGEAPLTIMIAQWGQLLDHDMTSTAQPRSINGSIPSCCGGNDFHPSCFPIKVPLDDPWLAPLKVRCLEFLRSAPAQRRDCVLSWREQTNQVTSYIDASPIYSNSAKSSDNARVFRHGLLIYGRGNPAEDVCQRGAIATKCIRSGDGRSSEQPGLLAMHHVWVGEHNRIALEISELNPHWSDEKIYQETRRIVGAMFQHITYREFLPVILGREVCKLFDLDLLSTGYYEGYEAKVNPTVANAFAAAAFRFGHSLVQNSYTRCDRHHNVINNNVSLHEEFQSGDIGSAGSLHRLLRGLATQRALKRDEFITPELTNHLFQTSGFPFGLDLAAINIQRGRDHGIAPYTSWRVPCGLSPIHSWDDFANVVGPESAKRIGHAYRSIHDIDLFVGGIAERPVVGGLVGPTFACIIAQQFSNARRGDRFWYENAGFESSFTPAQLHSLRRVSLAQVLCRAVGGGTFQPHIFIPAEFTDNERQTCGTGVLSPIDLSPWLEQDPFAAPAPSAAQADQVFNIIKEDKAGFSNRIKPVRPPQVEFSANSANGIQRPAPTTNSNASKVSDKLDLKRKTIPTITTQTNNNNRRKTTATQKPVNGINNKLDKSPKITINIKNINIRKQDGTTPKRKVIINNVPIELRSAVNGNATNADDETETDPTMDDTESEPEVDDDKDLLESRADDMELETTEQTIPTTTTRRELDPNETSTNANDLRELRSLTDSKTPDFRLLHLIRNHTTLQTSSTTSISMARSTRTTQFPKFQKTTTKRVQELRSQYQSRPIYTRPQKVVVNGPNADQYEIEINIRQTNKSPVTRPLTPEYADYTTVYKPFNNNHNNNYDTNYAPHYVDYASTTTISPNYGYYGQKLTKPPTIIYLNDNDDRRQTTTRAPNIFQNFLTFATNGFNPNPNANRRPTTARPSVERPQFNSYVINSPLSGHGSSISSSPSPYAPRPPSVPSVSSYPVSSSSQIGGNPQSGYLHASSSAVSAGHFGTISGVASANGADSTFSFNIRPRPSNPQTIHSPANSYGLASQSPYKPDYPYGQSELYYDREISPDNPNPSPFSTSVARPHTQTYFGRTPELKEANNNELTNPDHKLDIQDYDYLTRNLANVTEDQSKEEDSKEPDDYTYDDDEPNNNLEAQVSPKNQLQLDKSNDMTNSTSNSTQLDDNYVLPVLKNNTLTKYVTEMPKPIVSTPSSSRSSTNSKVTVFPDSLAKQLANGILADTDDYDDRTLTETGSLKKQATKLAQLANVAFAPITVLTKPDRPDNWVIYNKASEEPPLPQPPVVSMEDVAPTGEVPTPIKRLQNAQPKPTIKLDTTTTTSTAADVGVKSDLSETTTTQIPTTEEATSISASN, translated from the exons ATGCTGCGCAatg gtCAAACACTGGAGGATAATCATCCGGCTGCAATGTTATCCCGTTTCAATGCCCCCACCATGGATACGGAGAGGCGAGAAATGGCCGCCTATGCAACTATCGCTGCTGCCAAGGCTTTCCGTAAAAA TTTTCAGCACATAGATGAATTGGCCCGCCAATCGCATGCACATAAAATCTCGTTACGTCGCACGGCGTTGGAAGCCTTATGTCCGCCCCGTGATCCACCCTCATGTATGCCAGCCTCGGAACGTTATCGCACCCATGATGGCACCTGCAACAATAAACGTCGACCCCGATGGGGTGCTGCCCAGATGCCATTTAATCGCTTTCTGCCGCCAGAATATGGCGATGGGGTCGATAGTGTGCGCAGTTCCACAGATGGCAGTCCATTGTCTTCATCGCGATTCGTTAGCCTGCTGGTCCATGGATCTAGAGAGGGTGAGGCTCCCTTGACAATAATGATAGCCCAGTGGGGACAACTGCTGGATCATGATATGACCTCAACGGCACAACCACG cTCAATTAATGGTTCGATACCAAGTTGTTGTGGCGGAAATGACTTTCATCCGTCATGCTTTCCCATCAAGGTGCCACTTGATGATCCGTGGCTGGCACCACTCAAGGTGCGTTGCCTGGAGTTTTTGAGATCAGCTCCGGCCCAGCGTAGGGATTGTGTGCTATCTTGGAGGGAACAAACCAATCAGGTTACCTCCTACATTGATGCATCGCCAATTTACTCGAACAGTGCCAAATCTTCGGATAATGCTCGCGTCTTCCGTCATGGCCTGCTAATCTATGGTCGTGGTAATCCCGCCGAGGATGTGTGTCAGCGTGGAGCCATTGCCACCAAATGTATACGCTCGGGCGATGGACGTAGCAGTGAGCAACCTGGACTATTGGCGATGCATCATGTCTGGGTTGGTGAGCACAATCGCATTGCATTGGAGATAAGTGAACTCAATCCGCATTGGAGTGATGAGAAAATCTATCAGGAGACTCGACGAATTGTGGGTGCCATGTTCCAACATATTACCTATCGAGAGTTTCTACCAGTAATCTTGGGTCGTGAAGTGTGCAAACTGTTTGATCTGGATCTCTTGTCGACAGGATACTATGAGGGCTACGAAGCAAAGGTTAATCCAACTGTAGCCAATGCCTTTGCAGCAGCTGCCTTTCGTTTTGGTCATTCTCTGGTGCAAAATTCTTACACACGATGCGATCGTCATCACAATGTCATCAATAATA ATGTTAGCCTTCATGAGGAGTTCCAGAGTGGAGACATTGGCTCAGCTGGCTCTTTGCATCGTCTACTCCGTGGATTGGCCACCCAACGTGCTCTGAAACGGgatgagtttattacacccgAGTTGACCAATCATCTTTTCCAAACGTCTGGTTTCCCCTTTGGTCTGGATTTGGCTGCCATTAATATACAACGTGGACGAGATCATGGCATAGCTCCCTATACCTCTTGGCGTGTGCCCTGTGGCCTGAGTCCCATACATAGTTGGGATGATTTCG CCAATGTGGTGGGTCCAGAGTCGGCAAAGCGTATTGGTCATGCATATCGGAGTATTCATGACATTGATCTCTTTGTGGGTGGAATTGCCGAACGTCCTGTGGTCGGTGGATTGGTTGGACCCACTTTTGCCTGCATCATTGCCCAACAATTTAGCAATGCGCGTCGCGGGGATCGCTTTTGGTATGAAAATGCAGGCTTCGAGAGCTCATTCACGCCAGCCCAATTACATTCTCTGCGCCGTGTATCATTGGCTCAGGTTCTGTGTCGTGCTGTGGGTGGTGGCACCTTTCAACCGCACATTTTTATACCAGCCGAATTTACGGACAATGAACGTCAAACCTGCGGCACTGGTGTCTTATCGCCAATTGATCTTAGCCCTTGGCTTGAGCAAGATCCGTTTGCGGCACCGGCACCGTCAGCGGCACAAGCTGATCAGGTTTTCAATATCATTAAAGAGGACAAGGCTGGCTTCTCGAATCGCATAAAGCCGGTTAGGCCGCCCCAGGTGGAGTTCAGTGCCAATTCGGCGAATGGTATCCAGCGACCAGCGCCAACGACGAATAGCAATGCCAGTAAAGTTAGTGACAAACTCGATCTAAAACGCAAGACTATCCCGACGATAACAACAcagacaaacaacaacaatagacgCAAGACAACAGCGACCCAAAAGCCAGTGAATGGTATTAACAATAAACTGGACAAATCTCCCAAAATAACCATAAATATTAAGAATATCAATATACGAAAACAAGATGGAACAACGCCTAAGCGCAAAGTGATTATAAATAATGTGCCCATCGAATTGAGAAGCGCTGTAAACGGAAATGCAACAAACGCGGACGATGAGACCGAAACAGATCCGACTATGGACGATACAGAGAGTGAACCGGAAGTGGACGACGACAAAGATCTACTAGAATCAAGGGCTGATGATATGGAGTTAGAGACGACAGAGCAAACTATACCAACAACTACGACTAGACGAGAACTAGACCCAAATGAGACGTCGACAAATGCCAACGACTTACGAGAACTACGTAGTCTAACTGACTCCAAGACACCAGACTTTCGACTATTGCACTTGATACGTAATCATACAACTTTACAGACTTCATCTACCACGTCCATTAGCATGGCACGATCGACTCGAACTACCCAGTTTCCGAAATTCCAGAAGACAACAACCAAACGTGTCCAAGAGCTACGAAGTCAATACCAAAGTAGACCCATCTATACGAGACCACAGAAGGTTGTGGTCAATGGACCAAATGCCGATCAGTACGAGATTGAAATCAATATTAGACAAACGAACAAGAGTCCTGTGACGCGACCATTGACACCAGAATATGCTGACTATACGACAGTTTACAAACCCTttaacaacaaccacaacaacaactacgaCACCAACTATGCACCACATTATGTGGATTATGCCAGCACGACGACAATCTCACCCAATTACGGTTACTATGGACAAAAGTTGACAAAACCACCGACCATTATCTATCTGAACGATAACGATGACAGACGACAGACCACGACAAGAGCTCCGAATATATTTCAGAATTTTTTGACTTTTGCGACAAATGGTTTCAATCCGAATCCAAATGCCAATCGACGACCGACGACGGCGCGTCCAAGTGTAGAGCGTCCGCAGTTTAATTCGTATGTGATCAATAGTCCACTTAGTGGCCACGGCTCTAGCATTTCTTCCTCCCCCTCGCCGTATGCACCCAGACCACCTTCAGTGCCGTCGGTGTCCTCTTATCCAGTTTCGAGTAGCTCACAAATAGGTGGAAATCCACAATCAGGTTATCTTCATGCCTCGAGCAGTGCCGTGAGTGCAGGTCATTTTGGCACTATATCCGGAGTGGCTAGTGCAAATGGGGCCGACAGTACATTCAGCTTCAATATAAGACCACGACCTTCGAATCCGCAAACGATTCACAGCCCAGCCAACTCCTATGGCCTGGCATCACAATCACCCTACAAGCCAGACTATCCGTACGGACAAAGCGAACTTTACTATGACCGCGAAATAAGTCCAGACAATCCGAATCCGAGTCCCTTTTCCACTTCCGTAGCGAGACCGCACACTCAGACGTATTTTGGACGGACACCCGAACTGAAGGAGGCCAACAATAACGAACTAACCAATCCCGATCACAAACTGGACATACAAGACTATGACTATCTGACACGTAATCTAGCCAATGTCACCGAGGATCAGAGCAAAGAAGAGGACAGTAAAGAGCCCGACGACTATACATACGATGACGACGAACCCAACAATAACTTGGAGGCACAGGTCTCGCCAAAGAATCAACTTCAGTTGGACAAATCAAACGACATGACGAACTCAACCAGTAACTCCACACAACTGGACGACAATTATGTTTTACCCGTGCTAAAGAACAATACCTTGACCAAGTATGTGACAGAAATGCCCAAGCCCATAGTGTCGACTCCCTCCTCATCGCGTAGTTCGACCAATAGCAAGGTGACAGTTTTCCCTGACAGCTTGGCCAAGCAATTGGCCAATGGTATTTTAGCCGACACAGATGACTACGACGACAGGACATTAACGGAAACTGGGTCATTAAAAAAGCAAGCCACAAAGTTAGCCCAATTGGCAAATGTGGCTTTTGCTCCAATCACAGTGCTAACTAAACCAGACAG ACCCGACAACTGGGTGATCTATAATAAGGCTAGTGAAGAACCACCTTTGCCCCAACCGCCAGTTGTTAGCATGGAGGATGTGGCGCCCACAGGAGAAGTTCCAACACCCATTAAAAGGCTACAAAATGCTCAACCTAAGCCAACTATTAAGTTAGACACAACAACCACAACGTCAACTGCGGCAGATGTTGGAGTAAAGTCAGATCTAAGTGAAACAACTACAACTCAAATTCCAACGACAGAAGAAGCAACATCAATCTCTGCTAGTAACTAG